The genome window ACCTAGTGTGAACTCGAATGAAGCAGAATTCTCTTGAAAAGGGATGATATAGTCATGGAGATACAGCGATCCATTCGAACCAGATATCGCCAAGTCCATGGATGTGTGGGAAAGGAAAGAGCAGTCAATTGTTGCGAATGTAGTTTTGTCCTCTTGGTTATAATGGAAGGAGGCTGTGAAAGATAAGATTACTCCAGCTGAGTTTTTGACTATATCAGGTAAAGCAGTTACTGAAGTTGGTATATGGTAGTCTTTTGCCCACAAAATGGCTCCAATGCAATACCACCCCAGATCACCAAGTGCTCCAAGACTGTCCATATCTGGCTTCACTCTTACGTCGTTCTCTAAAAATTCAGAGGACGATGAAATTGTTGACGTGCTGTGAATCTATGAAGCAACATTGGTGAAGTTAACCAACGTCATTTAGCAATCGATTATAATTGGTAAATTGGACAACAATAATTCCAATACAATAACAGTAGTTCTGAACTATGATCCCTCAATTTTCTAGACTCGCTATCAATAAAATGGTATGGATATGTAAGTCAATATACTAGAACAGTTTATTGTCCATAAAACTAAACGCTACTTAGGATTTAGGAAGCAAGCCCTGTATTGGACAACTTTCCTTGTAAAGTTGGATCTTATTGGGCATTTGTTGTTCTAGAACCTCAATCAGCGATAAATAGACCTAATATATATGCCAACACACACACAGAAAATACAGTTTCTTCATATGtaattaattgaaattaaagaaaataaacaaacccTTTTATTGTATAGATTTCTTAATAAAGTCAGATGTTCTTATTGAGTATTCATTGTTCCAAAACTTGCATTCAACAATTAACAGACCTAGTAGATACAGCAAAACACACAGAAAATACAGTTTTTATTCACATATTTCATGTTCTGTTCAAAATATTAATAGGGTATCATCTGTACAGTATTATAAGCACCAGCATAGCCAAAAGCCCATAGTTTTCCATATCTGAAACATGtaattaatctgaattttttttaaaaaaatgcagGTAAATTGACTTACAAAATTAAGTTGTCCCAGAAGCTGTGAATCAGAGATGAATTCCTTCATTTTGGTAGTCCTAGGATGGTGCAGCCACATACTCCCATCCATGAATTGCACACCATTTGATTCACAAGCTTCCAATATCTTATCCAGCTCCCCCACATCAAGAGCAGTAGGTTTCTCCAGCAAcaaatgcttcttcttttgggcAGCCAGTACTGCCCATTCAACATGTAAAGTAGTGGGTAATGGAATATAAACAACATCAACAAATGGGTCATCGAGAATTTCAGTGTAGCTCCCATAAATCTTGACAGAATCAGAAAACCCATTTTGAATCGCAAATTGCTTGGCTTTTTCGATTGAGCGACTCGCGATGGCATGAAGAACTGAATTGGGTGCGAGGTTTATGGCTCTAGCAACTTTTCTTGCAATATTAGCACATCCAATGATGCCAAAGTGTATAGAATTTGAAGGTTCAGCCATTATGTACCTTCTTAATTTGTAGagatttgtttgattgtttgggTTTTCAATTTGTGGACTGGAAATTGGAGAAAGCAAGGTTGATAAGGTGAAGGCGTGCTAGCAATGCCACCATTTGAGGCATAGGTGAAATTACATTCATACCCCTTTGGAATTTTTAAAGGTATGAGGTAACTTTGTCCTCAAAGCATCtccaatgataaaaaaaaatgtatcactTGATACGTCTTGTCAAAAACTAATATTAGTAGCATATTTTAAGCATTCCATAAATACTTGTTTTGTTCATATATTTAGTATAAAAAGTGGTTTTAACATGAAAAGTGGAGTGACCAGAAAAAGTGAGGGAGTGTTTGCAATGTGTCAATTAAAAAGTGGTTGTGTGCGTTCAATTTTTCATCTTAATTGGCTCTTGATATGTCAAGAGCCCACTAAATTTAAAGATAATATCAAGTATTGTTTTGATTCCATTGTAGACATCAAATGCGGGTAATCTTGTTTCAAGTGCTTGAAAtcttatttcttgttttttcaaACCTTCATTGCAAATGCTCTAACTTCGAAGTATgcacaatcaaacaattgttgGCTTTACTTCCTTAAAATCTCCCTCTTTCAAAAACACATCTCACTGAAAGTTCATTCTTCCAAAACCCACCAAACCCCAAACCATCGATCCTCCAGAAAAATCATTTATTGGGAGCACCCATctcatttttctttgaaaaatcgtttctttttctccttcaaattcttcaaaaaatgGTAGAGAAACCCTCTTTTTGGttcaagaagaggaagaccccTCTTAGAACATATCCACACAAAAGTCTCACATTGAAGAAATCACTTACTGTTTTGCAAAACCAAGACTAAATTTAGGGTACGTTTGACATTCAATTtctagtagcatatattgtactTGGTAGCTTATATGCTACTGCCTTGCCAAATAACCATTTTACAGCCACAATTTCAAGTAGAATAAAGGTagcattttgagacaatatGAGTTTTCTTCCCTAAATTACCCTCCACTATTTATTGAACTACCTAAATGACCCATTATTTTTCCTCCTCTTCACATCTCTTTTAATTAttcattattaaattatttacaatgaatttaattattcattataaaattattagataataacttaattatttaatgattCTTTGAATTATTctttgaattataattttttatattatttatctttattttctaaattgtttgttatttatttcaatatttatttacatatatgctacaacttaaatgcataataccttTGTAAGTAATTTGACACGACATTTTCAACAGTTTTATGCTACCAACAAAAATGAAACCAAACACTACCAGCATTTCAGACATCATATATTCTACCACTATTTATACTATCACAATATATGCTAGTGTCAATTATTTACCAAACGAATCCTTAGAATCATTGGTTGTTGGGCTCATATAAACTGTTTTAAGTTGAAAAAGAATGTCATTTATGAATTACCAATATTACTATACACCCTTGATTGATGCTCTTTGTGTCCCAAAATAGGTACAGACTTCAATCCTTTCTGTTAGTTCTTTATAAATGTGAGACAAAATCTATGTCATCTACCAACTTATTAGGCAATCAACATTGAAAATTGCCCTATATTACAAAAACTCTTCCCTCAAATCTAGgtcttagagcatccacatcagattacctaaacatgaatctgtctgtaaaatagggaaagattatagagattttgtcaaaatagagctctgcatcagattacctagaggttccctattttacagaatatgaacagtagttccctacatctagagaaccactattcacttccctaaacataaaataacattttttactactttactttctcctctctcctctctcctcattttttccctcctctctctcttcactcctctctttctcactcctctctctctcctcactctttctctctcctcactttttctctctctcctcactcctttctttccctctcttctttctctctcatctatttctctctcctctcctcacattttgactcctttctctctcttctttctctctcctctttctctctcttctttctcactcctcactcctttctttctctctcttctttctctctcatcactcatctctttctctctcctctcctcacttttccactcctttctctctcctctatctctcctcactttttctctctcttctatctctctcctcaatttttttctctaatttttaataacattaatttattattttaattaatatattgttttaaatgtaattaatttattattttaaatagaagtaatttatatgaaaagaataaataaaggaaagagaaataaatattattttaatgcaatagagaatatgataggtaatctgatgcagtgttgattggatagggaatctgtaaaataggggaaagtgacattttatctgtattttagggaatctgttaagagaaactgatgcagatgctcttatAGTGCCTAATTAAAAGAAACATTATCTTCTTGTTAGTCGTGAGCTCCAATGAATAGGAAAAGCAACTATCAATATATTGATTATTTATACAATACAAAcagtatatataatacattcttcttatattttattttctcatacCAATAATGaggccaaaaaaaatacaattttgaTTTTATACATCCACAGAAATAGATAATTTGTATCAATTTAATTAACAAAGACGAGGCAAGGCTCTATTGGAGGGAGGAGGCTCCATGACATTATCCCTAACAAACCTTGACATCTGACCCTTCATATCCCTACACACCTTCTCCAACTCCTCCATTCTCCATTGCATCCTCTGCATATTTAACTCCACATCTTCACTGATCATCATCTCCTGTGAAAAGCTTCTCGATTCATCGACGTCTTTGTGTGTCATAACCATCTGTGAATCAGTACTCTTGCTTGGGCTCCCCGAGCCAAACtcttgttcttgaaatttgggTTTCTGTGACTTAAGTGCTTGTATGGAAACATTTGCAGGGATTCTTGGATTCTTGGCAAGATCTTTGCATGCTTCTAGGGAAAGTTTCTCGTAGTTCAGGCATTGAAACAACCTCGATCGCTCATCAAAAGAAAGTGTTGGATGAGACTGCAAAAGCAACATATACCCATTGTGAATAAATGTTCTCAACAATATCAAGTCTTAAGTCTCTGCTTAATCCTGGGTAAAATCTATGAACACTAACCCTCCATAGAACCCACAATGGTAGACTATGGTTTTAGTATGTATACACATGTGTGTGAATGGGGGTAAGACAAACATACTACTGTAGGGTAGGCTGGGTAGCATGAAGGAGAGGCAATTCAAATAAAACCAACCACCACTACCAGACAGAAATTTTTCATGAAAGCAGTCAATGCATATCAAAAAAAGAGGACAAATATATGATACGACAAGTGTTGAGAAATTTCACACCGACAATATATAATCATCAAATCATGTCCGGAATCAATTTAGATTTTCTTCACTCCACCCAAATCTAACACATTTGGTGGGTCATGCATCCCCTACTTCTGTGTTGCCATTGTCGACTGTAAATCCCCTCCAttgtaaggaaaagacaaagcTTGTAATGTATAACAAAGACATATTTGTCTTATATACTACTGTATAAGTCTACTGTTATTTCACAAGTTAATTATTCatatgtttttgttgtttcttctcttgtttttttcttaTCCAAAGCTGCTAATAATTTGGTGATGATGAATAAGAGTGGCAAAGAGGACAAGAGAAAAATAACCTCAAGATAGATATCAATGGCTCTGTAGACCCCATCAAAGGAATCCCTTGCACAATCCGGCAAACTCTCTGCAACTCCAAGAAACTTTGACATCTTGAGGTTATGGTCAGGAGCTATTTCCCTCAAATACATGTCAACCAATGCACCAACCTTCTTTATCTTCTGTGCTGAGACTCTCTCACTGTGAACAAACACTTTAATCAATCTTAAAACCAGATTAACATCATAAACACACCTGTGTTCATGCCGTGCAGAGACTAGCAAATCATCCAATGTTGTTTGTTCAAGTAACCCACCAATCAATCTCTCCAACCCATCTCTGCAATTGTTGCTCAAACCAAAATTAGACACAAACCTTAGTACCCAAAGCAGTCCCCTGCAAGAAAATGCACTTTCGGCCATTGAAATCACACCATAAACTGCTGTGTCTGCAAGGCCACTGTAGGCTGACCTTGAATTTAGGGCATCTTTGCTTTGACCTCTACTTTTCATGTAATAAAGGATGAATCTTGTGAGGACTAAGCTGTTGTTATCAGACCCATAAGACCCTAATATCTTGATGACCTTTTCAATAATCAATGGAGCAAATATGGTTAGATCTTCAAACCACCATTGTTTGGTGGATGAAAATGGCTTGATTGATTCAGGGGTGGTTCTGGTTGAGGACGAAAATCTAAACCCAGATGGAGTTTCAGGagatgaggaagatgaggaagaagaaggaatcAAATTGGTGTCTGAATTTTGGGCAATGTTTTCCAATAGTGCACAAATGAGCTTTTCTGTAAGACCAATTGAATCTGCATATGCATAGAATGACTCACAATTTTTCAGACTCACAATTAAATCACTCCAAGACCAGTAAAACATCCCTTCAAAAAAAGTTTCTGTTTGTTGCAAAAGATTGAAGCTTGCCACCTTCTCAGTCATACCCAGAAAGACTGCACAACAGTGGAGGAGAGACACATTTGAAACTGTAATTGGGATTTTGCCATTGTTGTAACAGAATCTACAAACAAGCTCAAACCCATCTGGGCCTCCAGGGAAGCCATGGATTTCAATAGTAGAATTCTTAATCAGGGTTCTTCTCTTTTGGTTCTTGATGATCTTCCTCAACTTCCGTGAATATGCTGACACGATCTTCTACAAAAAGATGCAATTTTTTGAGAATTGAAAGCAGTGATTATAACTCAAATAAAGAAAGCCATTAAAGTGGGTGTCAAGAGTACCTCACTGAGGAAGAATGTTTGTTGACCATTGACATGGATATAGAGACCACCGTCATAGAGGTGTAGCATTGCTGCTGCTTTGCATCGATTTTGAAACCGAGACAAGTGTGTTTTGTATCATAGACCCAGGGAAATAGAGAATGGCATATTTGGCATGTACTGCGATTATCTTTTTAgtttaataaaaacaaatataaaatagatatggattaataaataataatatccaTAACCGTAAGCGTAGTATATACTTTTTGTAAAGCGATTGAGATCAAGATTACTTTAATAAGGGAGAACAGGGTGGATCCGGATCCCCTGCAATTACTGGCAATTAACCATTTTAACCtgcaaaatgattttttttaattctagaaaaaataacaaatgataaGTATGCATCTTATTATTAGATCATGTTTTCCAGtgttaaggaaaaaaattatgtacTACAAAGTACACACTCTACATCCAGTTTAAAACATATTTGTTAGATCTATTTtaaagaattttattttttcaaaagaaaaaaaagatatcaCAGGATTCATAATcttataacctttttttttttgacaatcgAGAACGACACTATACAAACATGCTCTTTGTACATTCGATATCATGTCCATGTGCACGAGAAATTTTCCACCTAATTATTagataagttgagtcaaaacacAAAACGTGGCAACAATGACATTACTCACAAAGGAGTTAGATAAGCAAAAAATTAGCGCATAAATTCATGAAGTTGTCGTTTTGTGATGGCTGGCCGATTAAACGATTCTTGGCCAAAGAAATATCGGAATAACACAGAATAATACAAGTAGGCACAAGAAAATGACATCAAGGACATGGCACGAGCTTGGTCCCTTTATGTATGTATGAGACACAGTCTGCAAGTCAAGAAGCAGTGGCTTTTTATATATTCCCGTGTCTCCTATCCAATCCGAGTTCCTTGTTTGTACACGTGAAGAGAGGCCCCAGACATACGAGGGGTTTTCTTCACACAAATTAGCCCATTgaaggtaaaaaaaaacaaattaatcatCGTGAAATCACATTcaatagagaaaacaaaaaaagagagaacttATTATCCGACATGTGAACCGATTGAGACATTTGCGAAGAGTGAGTTACCTGTTAATCTACATTGCAAGTTGATATTGCAATTGCAACCTGCAGAGCAGATCGAACTTAAAACCACCAAAAAAAAGGTTGAGGTTCATTGTAGCGCACATAATAATTTACTAAGAAATATCTGAAACTCAAATAAGTTGCAACTTCAACCATATTTCCAAGCAAATGAAAACTTTAGTCTAAATCAAATGCCATCCGTTTATGCCGATGATGGaaacagtgttttttttttaatttaaataatgaattttaaagACAAGTACACCAGAATGAATTTAGAACCTTAACTTCCATCCTCAGTGGCGGTACTGGCTCCGATCATGGTCCCTATTCCTCCCATAGTCTCTATTTCGACAATGATCATAATCCCGATCACGATCTCTTCCTCTGTCCCTCTCCCTGCTTCGACTTCTGCGTCTGTCTCTGTCATCCCGTTCTCTGTTGTTGCTGTTTCCTCTGTCATCCCTTTTCCTTCCTCTTTCTCGGTTTCTCTCTCCCCCATCTCTGTCGGCGACTCCTGCCACTGCATCAAATTTCATTTACAATACTAAAGCAACCATACCCGATGTCATTCACGCAGCAAAAAGTTTATAGtaaaaattaacataataatTTTAGTAGCACTTGCGACCTAATTGTGGCCTGCTCCTAATCACTTCCAATTCCagcaagaaaaaataaattaatttgaaATTCTAACAGGTAACCCATATATTACATGCCACCACCATCCTCAAATTCTGGCACCACCCCACAATCTATCCGTCAAACATAAAGACACTTCACACTTCGAAAGGAAGTCAACTCAAAGATAACAGTAGAGCAGGTAATATTCATACTcatgaaagggaaaaaaatgaaaattaaaagaTAACACATTAAAACCAGAGAGCATGTATACAACCCAGCTTGCAGGTGACATCAGAAATTTTCAGTCCTTCGCCACAGGACAACTAAAGGATAGCAGTTTTGTGTTTATAATTTGAAATGCAATCAATACCAAATTTTATCAGTAGGAACACCATCATGtaaaatgcaaatttgaagaaagctaaactagttcAGAAGAAAAATATACTCGTGTGAAGAAACCACATAATTTGGGGTCAATGAAATACAACCCAACCCAGTTGAGTATTCACAATGTCCAAATAGTCAGTCGAGGACAAGCAAAGAGATGATTGGGTATAAATCACCTTCTCCTGCACTGCCCCTTGTCCAGAAAGGTCTGGAATAATCCTTTGTACTTATTGAGCAATGTGTCAAATAGTATTGATACAGATGACAAAAAAGGTTAAGAAGACCAAAACTCAAAGATCAAAGAAACTTGCGATGATGATTTATTTCGACATTGGAACCTCATAGAGTCCTCTCTCGCTAGTGTTGAATCTTATTTTACGTTTCTATAAGTTAGATAATTGGCCTTTTGTTTTTAACGCATAAGAATTTTTATATGCCAATCTCTGCCTAACCTTTAGCCCTACAGAAACAATAATTTGTAGATCCATTCCCCACCTTCAAACACCAAATTTAACCACCAAGAAACCCACAAGGACTGCTGCTTGCTGTCCTATGCTAGTTATACTGGATAACCAAAGACAATACTTAACAACAAAGAGGAAAAGGGGAAAAAGGACTAACTCTAATCAAGTAACATAAACCAAATGCTCATGTGTCAATATACTTGCCTACAAGTGCTTATACACACGTTACAGACAACAGATTTTCTTTACAATCTCCTTTGTTGACCCCAACCTCAATTTTTCAATTTCTAAAATGAGCATTCAAATTATCTCAAACTTCGAAATTCTTGAGTTCAAACTCCTCCACATTTCCTTTTTCGTAAACATTGATGTGGTTCACTACAAAATTTAAATTCCATAATTTGCTTGTCCTTTCTCAAGTATCTACTCACCCTATAACTACCACAATCAAATTATCTCAAACTTCGAAATTCTTGAGTTCAAACTCCTTCACATTTCCCTTTTCGTAAACATTGATGTGGTTCACTACTAAATTTAAATTCCATAACTTGCTTGTCCTTTCTCAAGTATCTACTCACCCCTAccacaatcattaaaaaaaatattgaaaagaaaataaatgctaTTTATTTTGAGGGCTATTTAAAGTAATGCTACTATATACCTATTTCCTCAACCTCCCATCCTGCACGTCCAGCACCTGGAAGCACCTGACCAGCTTCAGCTCGATGTGTCTTGGCACGGAACTTTTTCTTCAGATTGCCAAATTCATCATACAGTTCACCATCATCCTGGAATAAGGTTGCCGAGATTGTCAAGCacagtatatacatacatactagAGTAGCTCAAGCTCACGCAGAAAATCTACCTCATCAGCTTCCTTTCGCCGCCGCTTTGTTTCctctaattcttcttcatcTAGTTCTTTGTAACCGCCAGCTCGTCCTCCTCTGTTCAACAAGAGATATACAGTACACAATAAATTTAAAAGATTTACTGATAAAAAACAGCTGGAACTTTTTTCAACATTTTTCTTACGTGTCTTCATGCAGGACGGTAGATTCGTAATTGAAGTATAACAATTACTAGAGGATGAAAAATAATTATCAGCATGGATTCAATATAAGCAAACGAGGAATTTAAACACAACATGCTATTCCCCTATGTTGGTTAACACAAGCAGGCATCAATATTCTTCCTTTCCTCCAGATAATTAATATGCAAAAATTGGGGCTAAAAGATGTGTGTGTCTGTTCATCTAGATAGAGCAAAAATGGAAATGAAAAATCAGGACACTGAAGCAAAAATGACAATATGAAACACGAAACAGTGCAAAATGAAACATCGACATTAAGCTCATACATATTAATGAGACCACATAGATGGCAGTCTAAACAGTGTTGATTGTAATGTACAAATATAAGTAAATAAAAGTAGTTACAAAAGTTACCTGACACCACCCTCGTTGTGACCAGGTTTATTAGTGTTGCAGATATTGCACTTTAAACGTTTCGCCCAGTTGATGTTTGCACACCTGGggggaggaaaagaaaaaaaacttcagtGAGATACAATCCAATAATAAACCATCAAAGAAGTTGCTTAGCTTATCATGCTTTcctgatccttttttttttatttaaataataagaaaatacGTCATTGAAAAAGAAGTAAGCAGTTTTTTTATCTAATGAATGGAGCAACATTAAATCATTTTcaaagacctcccctccagaCCAAAAGACAACATTCCCACAATATCAAATGATGAGATTCTTGGAACAAAACTCATAAAGCTCAAGAATGAAATCAGTATAATCTGATCATTAATAACATCAGCAAGGACTAAGTAACTATTTGTAAACCAAATAGATGCCCCAAAGTAAATGCCCAGCAAATGTTGAGATATCAAAAAAGTCAAATGTACTACAACTGCAAATGACTAGCTCAAATGTTTGCCTATTTGTACATTATACACCTTCATAATAACCTCTTTTTTCTTGCAAAAAAAGAACTTTATTGGAGGACTCTAAGAAAGTGCACAGAAATTACAAGAAGTTaatacaaaacccaaaaaagtcAAATGTACTACAACTGCAAATGACTAGCTCAAATGTTTACCTATTTGTACAGTATACACCTTCATAAtaacctcttcttctttttttttttgcaaaaaaagaACTTTATTGGAGGACTCTAAGAAAGTGCACAGAGCTTACAAGAAGTTaatacaaaacccaaaaaagaagagagggagagggggagagagagagagagagagagatacaaCAAGTAAGTTCTGGAATGAGTCATTGGCTGTTAACGACACTATCTATTAAACAGTTCACCACAAAGCAAAAGCATGTTAAAAATACATGGAGTCAATCTATTGTTGCCAAAAATTAGCGCCAGTGAACTAGAATAACCATAAGCAAAATCACAAGAGACAAAATAACTATAGTAGTCGGGCATATGAGGTCTCACATGGGGCAAGACCAATCATTTGGACCAAAAAGTGCTGTAGAACCAGGAGCTGGATGGCCAGGGTTCCCAGATTCAGAGACACCACGACCACTCCCACGACCTCCACCAGAAACACCAGTCGGTCGAGCACTTCCACAGCGGTTGCATACACCACGAAATGCAAAATTTACATTGGAACAACTGCTATCAGAAAACCATGAGATGCTTCTACATAAGAGGTAACATGGTAAATAGAAACAGAGCTGCAAATTTGAGTGTAAGAAAGAGCTGCTCACCAATGTCACATCACAGACCTTGTATTTGGACACATCCAATCTCCATCCTGTTGCCATGATTTTGCTGTAGCATCGGCCGGACCTCTACCTCTCCCACCACCCCCATTCATGTCCATAGAACTTTCCAAACCACCAAGATTATCACCGGTTGGATATGCCTCCGAGTGATACAAGTGCTCGTCTTTGCTCTTAGATTCTGCCATAAGAACTCCGATAATGTTTCCATGAAAATCCTTCTTGTTGAACCATTCAATGGCAGGCTGGCAGCTAAAGCAGCATGTGGGTCCTCAAATGTAATCATGGCATCTCCCTTTGGTTCCTTGGTCTCTTTGTCTCGGTATAACCATATCTTTGGTTGACCAGTCCGCTTGTCTTTCTATCAAGAATAGGGCACGAAGATTTAGAAAACCATCAAATATCAAAccttttcaaaaattaaaatcattcttaatatatatagatagaactagtgaagaatgaaaaagGTCCCAACATCAAGTACTAACTGAAGAACAGTGTGGTAAATGAAGAGACTCCCTAACTTCAACAACCCGATAGTGCCAAAAAATTCAGCCAACATTGTTTCATCAGTGCCATAAGACAAGTTGCAAACATAACTagtgaagaaggaaaaaggtccCAACATCAAGTACTAACTGAAGAACAGTGTGGTAAATGAAGAGACTCCCTACCTTCAACAACCCGATAGTGCCAAAAAATTCAGCCAACATTGTTTCATCAGTGCCATAAGGCAAGTTGCAAACATAAATAGACCCATTTGAAGGGGCTCCCTTTCCAGA of Tripterygium wilfordii isolate XIE 37 chromosome 13, ASM1340144v1, whole genome shotgun sequence contains these proteins:
- the LOC120011875 gene encoding uncharacterized oxidoreductase At4g09670-like, yielding MAEPSNSIHFGIIGCANIARKVARAINLAPNSVLHAIASRSIEKAKQFAIQNGFSDSVKIYGSYTEILDDPFVDVVYIPLPTTLHVEWAVLAAQKKKHLLLEKPTALDVGELDKILEACESNGVQFMDGSMWLHHPRTTKMKEFISDSQLLGQLNFIHSTSTISSSSEFLENDVRVKPDMDSLGALGDLGWYCIGAILWAKDYHIPTSVTALPDIVKNSAGVILSFTASFHYNQEDKTTFATIDCSFLSHTSMDLAISGSNGSLYLHDYIIPFQENSASFEFTLGAKLVELHIGWNVTPEKVEVVNELPQEALMVQELARIVQNIKNSGGHPEAKWPEISRKTQLVLDAVKRSIDLGCKTVCL
- the LOC120011781 gene encoding BTB/POZ domain-containing protein At3g19850 isoform X2; this encodes MLHLYDGGLYIHVNGQQTFFLSEIVSAYSRKLRKIIKNQKRRTLIKNSTIEIHGFPGGPDGFELVCRFCYNNGKIPITVSNVSLLHCCAVFLGMTEKVASFNLLQQTETFFEGMFYWSWSDLIVSLKNCESFYAYADSIGLTEKLICALLENIAQNSDTNLIPSSSSSSSSPETPSGFRFSSSTRTTPESIKPFSSTKQWWFEDLTIFAPLIIEKVIKILGSYGSDNNSLVLTRFILYYMKSRGQSKDALNSRSAYSGLADTAVYGVISMAESAFSCRGLLWVLRFVSNFGLSNNCRDGLERLIGGLLEQTTLDDLLVSARHEHRCVYDVNLVLRLIKVFVHSERVSAQKIKKVGALVDMYLREIAPDHNLKMSKFLGVAESLPDCARDSFDGVYRAIDIYLESHPTLSFDERSRLFQCLNYEKLSLEACKDLAKNPRIPANVSIQALKSQKPKFQEQEFGSGSPSKSTDSQMVMTHKDVDESRSFSQEMMISEDVELNMQRMQWRMEELEKVCRDMKGQMSRFVRDNVMEPPPSNRALPRLC
- the LOC120011781 gene encoding BTB/POZ domain-containing protein At3g19850 isoform X1, with the translated sequence MLHLYDGGLYIHVNGQQTFFLSEKIVSAYSRKLRKIIKNQKRRTLIKNSTIEIHGFPGGPDGFELVCRFCYNNGKIPITVSNVSLLHCCAVFLGMTEKVASFNLLQQTETFFEGMFYWSWSDLIVSLKNCESFYAYADSIGLTEKLICALLENIAQNSDTNLIPSSSSSSSSPETPSGFRFSSSTRTTPESIKPFSSTKQWWFEDLTIFAPLIIEKVIKILGSYGSDNNSLVLTRFILYYMKSRGQSKDALNSRSAYSGLADTAVYGVISMAESAFSCRGLLWVLRFVSNFGLSNNCRDGLERLIGGLLEQTTLDDLLVSARHEHRCVYDVNLVLRLIKVFVHSERVSAQKIKKVGALVDMYLREIAPDHNLKMSKFLGVAESLPDCARDSFDGVYRAIDIYLESHPTLSFDERSRLFQCLNYEKLSLEACKDLAKNPRIPANVSIQALKSQKPKFQEQEFGSGSPSKSTDSQMVMTHKDVDESRSFSQEMMISEDVELNMQRMQWRMEELEKVCRDMKGQMSRFVRDNVMEPPPSNRALPRLC